The proteins below are encoded in one region of Enhydrobacter sp.:
- a CDS encoding D-amino-acid transaminase, giving the protein MARYAYVNGRYVDHREASVHIEDRGYQLADGVYEVVGVRDGKLIDEKPHLDRLDRSLKELRIAPPVSRKTLCFVIRELMRRNRLRDGLVYMQVTRGVARRDHAFPTTPVRPSLVLTTKNTRHLGPDVGPGIAVRSQPDIRWERCDIKTVALLPNVLAKQAARESGAYEAWLVDAKGCVTEGASTNAWIVTGDGELITRQTDSGILAGITRGTLKSIADKLQLKLVERPFSLAEAKQANEAFITSATSFVTPVIRIDDAPVGDGKPGPTARRLREEYVRFAEAGETVT; this is encoded by the coding sequence ATGGCGCGTTACGCCTATGTCAACGGCCGCTACGTCGACCATCGCGAGGCCAGCGTCCACATCGAGGATCGCGGCTACCAGCTCGCCGATGGCGTCTACGAGGTGGTGGGCGTGCGCGACGGCAAGCTGATCGACGAGAAGCCGCACCTCGACCGGCTCGATCGCTCGCTGAAGGAGCTGCGCATCGCGCCGCCGGTGTCACGCAAGACACTCTGCTTCGTCATCCGTGAGCTGATGCGGCGCAACCGGCTGCGCGACGGTCTCGTCTACATGCAGGTGACGCGCGGTGTGGCGCGGCGCGATCACGCCTTTCCGACGACGCCTGTCAGGCCCTCCCTCGTGCTCACGACCAAGAATACCAGGCACCTCGGTCCCGATGTCGGCCCGGGGATCGCAGTCAGGAGCCAGCCCGACATCCGCTGGGAGCGCTGCGACATCAAGACGGTCGCGCTGCTGCCGAACGTGCTGGCCAAGCAGGCCGCGCGCGAGAGCGGCGCCTACGAAGCCTGGCTGGTCGATGCCAAGGGCTGCGTCACCGAAGGCGCCTCGACCAACGCCTGGATCGTGACCGGGGACGGCGAGCTGATCACGCGGCAGACCGACAGCGGGATCCTGGCCGGCATCACCCGCGGCACGCTGAAGTCGATCGCCGACAAGCTCCAGCTCAAGCTGGTCGAGCGGCCGTTCAGCCTGGCTGAGGCCAAGCAGGCCAACGAGGCCTTCATCACCAGCGCCACGTCGTTTGTGACGCCCGTGATCAGGATCGACGACGCGCCTGTCGGCGACGGCAAGCCCGGACCGACGGCACGCCGGTTGCGCGAGGAATACGTGCGCTTCGCCGAGGCAGGGGAGACGGTCACTTGA
- a CDS encoding sigma-54 dependent transcriptional regulator — protein sequence MGHDILIVDDERDICTLIAGILEDEGHTARRAHNSTEAIDAIRQRRPALVILDVWLQGSELDGLQLLDVIRREEPPIPVVMISGHGTIDTAVSAIKSGAYDFIEKPFKADRLLLVVDRAIEADRLKRENATLRRRAGGEVSFVGSSTAAANVRAQIERVATTGSRVLIAGPSGVGKETVARLIHQGSKRAEGPFVVVNCSTLPAERLEIELFGTDGETDHDALRVSGAFELAHGGTLLLKEVADLPLSLQSRLARVLQEQSYLRDAGRTRVEVDVRVLASTANALQDKIAAGQFREELFHRLNVVSLRVPPLSERREDIPELATDLLRRVADATGLAARPLGEDTSAALQGHDWPGNVRQLRNVIERLLILAPAGGGAIRADVLPNDVSEDAPSVLRWEKGGEIMQLPLRDAREVFEREYLLAQVTRFGGNISRTATFVGMERSALHRKLKSLGLHGTGGEERAGAEPAA from the coding sequence ATGGGACACGATATTCTCATCGTCGACGACGAGCGCGATATCTGCACGCTGATTGCGGGCATCCTGGAGGACGAAGGGCACACTGCCCGGCGCGCGCACAACAGCACCGAGGCGATCGATGCGATACGCCAGCGGCGGCCGGCGCTTGTCATCCTCGACGTCTGGCTGCAGGGCAGCGAGCTCGACGGGCTGCAGCTCCTCGACGTGATCCGCCGCGAGGAGCCGCCGATTCCGGTGGTGATGATCAGCGGCCACGGCACGATCGATACCGCCGTCTCCGCGATCAAGAGCGGCGCCTACGATTTCATCGAGAAGCCGTTCAAGGCCGACCGTCTTCTCCTCGTCGTCGACCGCGCGATCGAGGCCGATCGGCTGAAGCGCGAGAATGCGACCCTGCGGCGGCGGGCCGGCGGCGAGGTATCCTTCGTCGGCTCCTCCACCGCCGCCGCCAACGTGCGCGCACAGATCGAGCGCGTGGCGACCACGGGCAGTCGCGTGCTGATCGCAGGGCCTTCCGGTGTGGGCAAGGAGACGGTGGCCCGGCTGATCCATCAGGGATCCAAGCGCGCCGAGGGGCCGTTCGTGGTGGTGAACTGCTCGACGCTGCCGGCGGAGCGGCTGGAGATCGAGCTGTTCGGCACCGACGGCGAGACCGACCACGATGCGCTGCGCGTTTCCGGGGCGTTCGAGCTCGCCCACGGCGGAACCCTTCTCCTGAAGGAGGTCGCCGACCTGCCGCTCAGCCTGCAGAGCCGGCTCGCGCGCGTTCTGCAGGAGCAGTCCTACCTGCGCGACGCGGGCCGGACCCGGGTGGAGGTGGACGTGCGCGTGCTCGCCTCGACCGCGAACGCCCTGCAGGACAAGATTGCGGCCGGCCAGTTCCGCGAGGAGCTGTTCCATCGGCTGAACGTCGTGTCGCTGAGGGTGCCGCCGCTCAGCGAACGTCGTGAGGACATTCCGGAGCTCGCGACCGATCTCCTGCGGCGGGTGGCGGACGCCACCGGCCTTGCGGCGCGGCCGCTCGGCGAGGACACCTCGGCGGCGCTGCAGGGCCATGACTGGCCGGGCAATGTGCGTCAGTTGCGCAACGTCATCGAGCGCCTGCTCATCCTGGCGCCGGCCGGCGGCGGCGCGATCCGCGCCGATGTGCTGCCCAACGACGTGAGCGAGGACGCGCCCTCGGTGCTGCGCTGGGAGAAGGGCGGCGAGATCATGCAGTTGCCGCTGCGCGATGCGCGCGAGGTCTTCGAGCGCGAGTATCTGCTGGCGCAAGTGACGCGTTTCGGCGGCAACATCTCGCGCACAGCCACCTTCGTCGGCATGGAACGGTCGGCGCTGCACCGCAAGCTGAAATCGCTCGGCCTGCACGGAACGGGCGGCGAGGAGCGGGCCGGCGCCGAGCCCGCGGCCTGA
- a CDS encoding co-chaperone GroES, with the protein MKFNPLHDRVLLKPISAETKTKAGIIIPDTAQEKPMQGEVVAVGKGKRLDDGRLMPIGVKVGDKVIYGKWSGTEVKLDGVDHVILKEEDLFGILG; encoded by the coding sequence ATGAAATTCAACCCGTTACATGATCGGGTGCTGCTGAAGCCGATCTCCGCCGAGACCAAGACCAAGGCCGGCATCATCATTCCCGATACCGCCCAGGAGAAGCCGATGCAGGGCGAGGTCGTGGCTGTCGGCAAGGGCAAGCGGCTCGACGACGGCCGCCTGATGCCGATCGGCGTGAAGGTCGGCGACAAGGTGATCTACGGCAAGTGGTCGGGCACCGAGGTCAAGCTCGACGGCGTCGATCACGTGATCCTCAAGGAAGAGGACCTGTTCGGGATCCTCGGCTGA
- a CDS encoding inositol monophosphatase family protein, giving the protein MLAFGDLERVAGLMRETAAVELLPRFRNLAQEDIRHKRPGDVVTVADVAAEQRLASGLAKILPGVPVVGEESVENDASLLELIGRPGESCWIVDPLDGTANFAAGRERFAIIVCLVHDAEAIGGWILDVPNDRMAVAGKGQGVRLQGESVPRLTVSRPPRGYIGFKMRKEFDRQLSPGQRSAVGSLTSLNCAGREYLEILAGNREFSLYRRTKPWDHAAGALMITEAGGIAVRFDGEPYRPAGGVEAGIIAAATPEVLREVRTVLEAVRLPLLAQRS; this is encoded by the coding sequence ATGCTGGCCTTCGGCGACCTCGAGCGCGTCGCCGGGCTGATGCGCGAGACGGCCGCGGTCGAGCTGCTGCCGCGGTTTCGCAACCTCGCGCAGGAGGATATCCGCCACAAGCGGCCGGGCGATGTGGTCACGGTGGCCGACGTCGCTGCCGAGCAGCGCCTTGCCTCGGGGCTGGCGAAGATCCTGCCCGGCGTGCCGGTCGTGGGGGAAGAGTCGGTCGAGAACGATGCCAGCCTTCTGGAGCTGATCGGCCGGCCGGGCGAAAGCTGCTGGATCGTCGATCCGCTGGACGGCACGGCGAACTTCGCGGCCGGCCGCGAGCGCTTCGCCATCATCGTCTGTCTGGTGCACGACGCCGAGGCCATTGGCGGCTGGATCCTGGACGTCCCGAACGACCGAATGGCCGTTGCCGGCAAAGGACAGGGAGTGAGGCTGCAGGGCGAATCCGTTCCCAGGCTGACGGTAAGCCGGCCGCCGCGCGGCTATATCGGCTTCAAGATGCGCAAGGAATTCGACCGGCAGCTCTCGCCGGGGCAGCGCAGCGCCGTCGGCAGTCTGACATCGCTCAATTGCGCCGGTCGCGAATATCTCGAGATCCTGGCCGGCAACCGCGAATTCAGCCTCTACCGCCGGACCAAGCCATGGGACCACGCGGCGGGCGCGCTGATGATCACGGAGGCGGGCGGCATAGCCGTCCGCTTCGACGGCGAGCCGTACAGGCCGGCAGGGGGCGTCGAGGCGGGAATCATCGCCGCGGCGACGCCGGAGGTGCTGAGGGAGGTGAGAACGGTGCTGGAAGCCGTCCGGCTGCCGCTCCTCGCACAGCGCTCCTAG
- a CDS encoding HAD family hydrolase produces the protein MTRPAGSELPRAILFDWDNTLVNTWPTIVECYRDTFAAFGLPPWTAREVQERAHGSLRDAFPKLFGERAVEAERIFYQTFHRIHLDRLEPLPGAEALLARACAAGCYVAVVSNKVGENLRAELRHLGWERWISKAVGAKDAKRDKPAPDPIYLALDGTGIAPDESVWMVGDTPADLECAHAAGCLPVYFGGMDQFAERLKAFPPRLHARNCHELAALL, from the coding sequence TTGACGAGACCTGCCGGTTCGGAGCTGCCGCGCGCCATCCTGTTCGACTGGGACAATACGCTGGTCAATACCTGGCCGACGATCGTCGAGTGCTATCGCGACACCTTCGCTGCCTTTGGGCTGCCACCCTGGACGGCCCGCGAGGTGCAGGAACGGGCGCACGGCTCGCTGCGCGACGCCTTCCCGAAGCTGTTCGGCGAGCGTGCGGTCGAAGCCGAGCGAATATTCTACCAGACGTTCCACCGCATCCATCTCGACCGACTCGAGCCGCTGCCGGGCGCGGAAGCGCTGTTGGCGCGCGCCTGCGCCGCGGGCTGCTATGTCGCGGTCGTCAGCAACAAGGTGGGCGAGAATCTCCGCGCGGAGCTCAGGCATCTCGGTTGGGAACGCTGGATATCGAAGGCAGTCGGCGCCAAGGACGCCAAGCGCGACAAGCCGGCGCCCGATCCGATCTACCTCGCGCTCGATGGCACCGGAATTGCTCCGGACGAGAGCGTGTGGATGGTGGGAGACACCCCGGCCGATCTCGAATGCGCCCATGCCGCCGGCTGCCTGCCGGTCTATTTCGGCGGCATGGACCAGTTCGCGGAGCGCCTGAAGGCATTTCCGCCACGTCTGCACGCACGCAATTGTCATGAGCTGGCGGCATTGCTTTGA
- the hfq gene encoding RNA chaperone Hfq: MSEKAQNVQDVFLNHLRKNKTPVTIFLVNGVKLQGIVTWFDNFSVLLRRDGHSQLVYKHAISTIMPVTPVQLFDGDKAEG; this comes from the coding sequence ATGAGTGAAAAGGCACAAAACGTTCAGGACGTCTTCCTGAACCACCTGCGCAAGAACAAGACGCCGGTCACGATCTTTCTGGTCAACGGCGTCAAGCTGCAGGGAATCGTCACCTGGTTCGACAATTTCTCGGTGCTGCTGCGCCGGGATGGTCATTCGCAGCTCGTCTACAAGCATGCGATCTCGACCATCATGCCGGTGACGCCGGTGCAGTTGTTCGACGGAGACAAGGCCGAAGGCTGA
- the hflX gene encoding GTPase HflX, translating to MTDDIEFNGHARHRRSPQETARPATIAAVLSPHWPALNGDRRDSEAKLEEAVGLARAIDLDVRLALTVPMRRVTPATLIGKGTVERVKAAVEEQGTGLVIVDDKLTPVQQRNLEKAWNTKVIDRTGLILEIFGARARTHEGRLQVELAALDYQRGRLVRSWTHLERQRGGFGFLGGPGESQIEIDRRLIGERIVKIKRDLEAVKRTRAVNRAGRRRARLPTVALVGYTNAGKSTLFNRLSGAEVMAQNLLFATLDPTMRAIRLPNGRQCVISDTVGFVSDLPTHLVAAFRATLEEVIEADLIVHVRDIAHPDSERQRVDVEEVLRALGAIEEGGGTPMIEALNKIDTLPAEQCSVLKTKAAAGSGRARQFPVSALSGEGVEALLVAIEERLGRGGAAREIEVPLSDGATIAWLYRNGDVRSRRDDGETARLTVALDAATAARFERRLAR from the coding sequence TTGACGGACGATATCGAGTTCAACGGACATGCGCGGCACAGGCGCTCGCCGCAGGAGACGGCGCGGCCGGCCACGATTGCCGCCGTACTGAGCCCCCATTGGCCTGCACTCAATGGCGATCGCCGCGACAGCGAGGCGAAGCTGGAAGAGGCGGTCGGTCTCGCGCGCGCCATCGATCTCGATGTGCGGCTCGCCCTGACCGTGCCGATGCGTCGCGTCACGCCGGCAACGCTGATCGGCAAGGGCACTGTCGAGCGCGTCAAGGCGGCCGTGGAAGAGCAGGGGACCGGCCTCGTCATCGTCGACGACAAGCTCACGCCCGTGCAGCAGCGCAATCTCGAGAAGGCCTGGAACACCAAGGTCATCGACCGCACCGGGCTGATCCTCGAGATCTTCGGTGCGCGCGCCCGCACGCACGAGGGACGGCTGCAGGTGGAATTGGCGGCGCTCGACTACCAGCGCGGCCGCCTGGTCCGGTCGTGGACCCACCTCGAGCGCCAGCGCGGCGGCTTCGGCTTCCTGGGCGGTCCCGGCGAATCGCAGATCGAGATCGACCGCCGCCTGATCGGCGAGCGTATCGTCAAGATCAAGCGCGACCTCGAAGCTGTGAAGCGTACGCGCGCCGTCAACCGCGCCGGCCGCCGCAGAGCGCGCCTGCCGACGGTGGCGCTGGTGGGCTACACCAACGCCGGCAAGTCGACCTTGTTCAACCGACTGTCCGGCGCCGAGGTGATGGCGCAGAATCTGCTTTTCGCCACGCTCGATCCGACGATGCGCGCGATCAGGTTGCCCAATGGCCGCCAATGCGTGATCTCCGACACGGTCGGCTTCGTGTCCGACCTGCCGACGCACCTCGTCGCCGCTTTCCGCGCCACCCTCGAGGAGGTGATCGAGGCCGATCTGATCGTGCATGTGCGCGACATCGCCCATCCGGACAGCGAGCGCCAGCGCGTCGACGTCGAGGAGGTGCTGCGGGCGCTGGGGGCGATCGAGGAGGGCGGCGGGACGCCCATGATCGAGGCGCTGAACAAGATCGATACCCTGCCTGCGGAGCAGTGCAGTGTCCTGAAGACGAAAGCGGCAGCGGGGTCCGGGCGGGCGCGACAGTTTCCGGTCTCGGCGCTGAGCGGTGAGGGCGTGGAGGCTCTGCTGGTCGCCATCGAGGAGCGCCTCGGCCGTGGCGGCGCGGCACGCGAGATCGAGGTGCCTCTGAGCGACGGCGCCACCATCGCCTGGCTGTACCGCAACGGTGATGTGCGCAGCCGCCGCGACGACGGGGAGACGGCGCGCCTGACGGTGGCCCTGGATGCCGCGACGGCCGCGCGGTTCGAGCGACGGCTGGCGCGTTGA
- a CDS encoding ATP-binding protein, with translation MTVSPGVSRFSERMNAIGRALTGRVAAISLATLAVLAGAATYAWLTGFAPASFSTTGWMTGLLVADLVVATALVALLAVRLTQLWLDRRRGAAGSRLHMRLVLICSLFTVTPTLIVTIILSLLVINLTDFVVKPSQAAYETARAIGEPVRRAREEEILRDIAAISAPLQSLGVQALRNKEATEKALARLIEGRPLIEADVVDADKGLIARAVAPNEKPIANPVPPAKYLWQAVNQARPVQFESEHGAYFVMQLFVDEPLFLVTGHAVDLRVVDYIKSIDFAGKFYAQIEQALRRSQLIIFVVCGAIALLMLLAAVWLAIQVATRLTAPIGGLMAAAEKVRGGDLGARVEEGPPNDELGQLARSFNRMTSQIEQQRGELIAANKELDRRRRLTDAVLAGVSAGVLSVDGAGVITRSNSSALGLLALPEDGVLGRQLIDVMPEIAPLVAQAAERPDRLTQGQAEIMHGGVRRILLVRISAASDSGSVVTFDDVTELMSAQRMAAWGDVARRIAHEIKNPLTPIQLSAERLRRRYLKQIKEDPETFSTCTDTIIRQVGDIGRMVDEFSSFARMPRPTVQPEDARELCQQALFLQRSGNADIRYHADLPGRPVPLICDRRQVGQVLTNILKNAAEAIEGRAPRNGEPLPAGEISLALKDEGTSVRIVVEDNGKGLPKEGRDRLTEPYMTTRSKGTGLGLAIVKKIMEDHGGQLLLEDREAGGARISLVFRRDAKEIASVKSQATAAQ, from the coding sequence GTGACAGTATCGCCGGGCGTCTCACGCTTCAGCGAGCGGATGAATGCGATTGGCCGCGCATTGACGGGCCGGGTCGCCGCCATCTCGCTGGCGACACTCGCCGTTCTTGCCGGCGCGGCGACCTACGCCTGGCTGACCGGCTTCGCGCCGGCCAGTTTCAGCACGACGGGCTGGATGACCGGCCTCCTGGTCGCGGACCTCGTCGTGGCGACCGCACTCGTTGCGCTGCTGGCGGTGCGGTTGACACAACTCTGGCTCGATCGGCGGCGAGGCGCCGCGGGATCGCGCCTGCATATGCGGCTGGTGCTGATCTGCAGTCTTTTCACGGTGACGCCGACGCTGATCGTCACCATCATCCTGTCGCTGCTGGTCATCAACCTGACCGACTTCGTCGTGAAGCCCTCGCAGGCCGCCTACGAGACGGCACGAGCGATCGGCGAGCCGGTACGGCGTGCGCGCGAGGAGGAGATCCTGCGCGACATCGCCGCGATCTCCGCGCCTCTGCAAAGCCTCGGCGTGCAGGCGTTGCGCAACAAGGAGGCGACCGAAAAGGCCCTGGCGCGGCTGATCGAGGGGCGGCCGTTGATCGAGGCCGACGTGGTCGATGCCGACAAGGGCCTGATCGCGCGTGCGGTCGCGCCCAACGAAAAGCCGATCGCAAATCCCGTTCCGCCGGCGAAGTATCTCTGGCAGGCCGTCAACCAGGCGCGTCCGGTGCAGTTCGAGTCCGAGCACGGCGCCTACTTCGTCATGCAGCTTTTCGTCGATGAGCCGCTCTTCCTGGTGACCGGCCACGCCGTCGACCTGCGCGTCGTCGACTACATCAAGAGCATCGACTTCGCCGGCAAGTTCTACGCCCAGATCGAGCAGGCGCTGCGCCGCAGCCAGCTCATCATCTTCGTCGTCTGCGGGGCCATCGCGCTGCTGATGCTGCTGGCGGCCGTCTGGCTTGCAATTCAGGTCGCGACCCGCCTGACGGCCCCCATCGGCGGCCTGATGGCGGCAGCGGAGAAGGTTCGCGGAGGCGATCTCGGCGCGCGCGTGGAGGAGGGGCCGCCGAACGACGAGCTCGGCCAGCTCGCGCGTTCGTTCAACCGCATGACCAGCCAGATCGAGCAGCAGCGCGGCGAGCTGATCGCCGCGAACAAGGAGCTCGACCGTCGCCGCCGCCTGACCGACGCGGTGCTGGCCGGCGTTTCGGCCGGCGTGCTGAGCGTCGACGGGGCGGGTGTCATCACCCGCAGCAACAGCTCGGCGCTCGGCCTCCTGGCCCTGCCCGAGGACGGCGTGCTCGGCCGCCAGCTCATCGATGTCATGCCCGAGATCGCGCCGCTCGTGGCGCAGGCGGCCGAGCGCCCCGACCGTTTGACCCAGGGGCAGGCCGAGATCATGCACGGCGGCGTTCGCCGTATTCTGCTGGTCCGCATCAGCGCCGCTTCGGACTCGGGATCGGTCGTCACGTTCGACGACGTCACCGAGCTCATGTCGGCGCAGCGGATGGCGGCCTGGGGCGATGTGGCGCGGCGCATCGCGCACGAGATCAAGAATCCGCTGACGCCGATCCAGCTCTCCGCCGAACGGCTGCGGCGGCGTTACCTGAAGCAGATCAAGGAAGATCCCGAAACCTTCTCGACCTGCACCGACACGATCATCCGCCAGGTCGGCGACATCGGCCGCATGGTGGACGAGTTCTCTTCCTTCGCCCGCATGCCGCGGCCCACAGTGCAGCCCGAGGATGCACGCGAGCTCTGCCAGCAGGCGCTATTCCTCCAGCGCAGCGGCAACGCCGATATCCGCTACCATGCGGACTTGCCCGGCCGGCCGGTGCCGCTGATCTGCGACAGGCGGCAGGTGGGCCAGGTGCTCACCAACATCCTGAAGAATGCGGCCGAGGCGATCGAGGGCCGGGCGCCGCGCAACGGCGAGCCGCTGCCGGCGGGCGAGATTTCGCTTGCGCTGAAGGACGAAGGTACGAGTGTGCGCATTGTCGTCGAGGACAACGGCAAGGGATTGCCCAAGGAGGGCCGCGATCGCCTGACCGAGCCCTATATGACGACCCGCAGCAAGGGCACGGGCCTCGGGCTCGCCATCGTCAAGAAGATCATGGAGGACCATGGCGGGCAGCTTCTGCTCGAGGACCGCGAGGCTGGCGGCGCCCGCATCAGTCTGGTATTCCGGCGGGACGCGAAAGAGATCGCGTCGGTCAAGTCGCAGGCGACAGCCGCACAATGA
- the mazG gene encoding nucleoside triphosphate pyrophosphohydrolase, whose translation MASDRPTPEKLPKEPLARLLAVMAWLRDRRHGCPWDIEQTFRTIAPYTIEEAYEVADAIERGDLAALKEELGDLLLQVVYHAQMAAEAGAFAFEDVAQAIADKMVDRHPHVFDGHEIADAAAQTVSWEARKAAERAGKNGDGERAGSLDGVARALPALLRAEKLQKRAARVGFDWKSIGPVIDKIEEELGELRVEINARVLDQARIADELGDVLFAVANLARHCKVDPEAALRATNDKFERRFRYIERRLAQEDRHPSDASLEEMEALWQEAKSKV comes from the coding sequence ATGGCTTCCGACCGTCCGACGCCCGAGAAGCTCCCCAAGGAACCGCTGGCCCGGCTCCTGGCCGTCATGGCATGGCTGCGCGATCGTCGGCACGGCTGTCCATGGGACATCGAGCAGACCTTCAGGACGATCGCGCCCTACACCATCGAGGAAGCCTACGAGGTGGCCGACGCCATCGAGCGCGGCGATCTGGCAGCGCTCAAGGAGGAGTTGGGCGATCTCCTGCTGCAAGTCGTCTACCACGCCCAGATGGCGGCCGAGGCTGGCGCCTTCGCCTTCGAGGATGTGGCCCAGGCGATCGCCGACAAGATGGTCGACCGCCATCCGCACGTCTTCGACGGCCACGAGATCGCCGACGCGGCCGCCCAGACCGTCTCCTGGGAGGCCCGCAAGGCGGCGGAGCGCGCCGGGAAGAATGGCGACGGCGAGCGGGCGGGCAGCCTGGACGGGGTGGCGCGCGCCCTGCCCGCCCTGCTGCGGGCGGAAAAGCTGCAGAAGCGGGCGGCCCGGGTCGGCTTCGACTGGAAGTCGATCGGACCGGTGATCGACAAGATCGAGGAGGAGCTTGGCGAACTGCGCGTCGAGATCAATGCCCGCGTACTCGACCAGGCCCGCATTGCCGACGAGCTGGGTGACGTCCTGTTCGCCGTCGCCAACCTCGCTCGGCACTGCAAGGTCGATCCCGAGGCCGCGCTTCGCGCCACAAACGACAAGTTCGAGCGCCGTTTCCGCTACATCGAGCGGCGCCTGGCGCAGGAGGACCGCCATCCGTCCGACGCCAGCCTCGAGGAAATGGAAGCGCTCTGGCAGGAGGCCAAGAGCAAGGTCTAG
- the ntrC gene encoding nitrogen regulation protein NR(I), with protein sequence MSTAATILVADDDRAIRTVLHQALGRQGHTVRSTGAAATLWQWVQEGEGQLVITDVVMPDENGLDLVPRIRKLRPDLRIIVMSAQSTLLTAVRAAERGAFDYLPKPFDLNELVSVVNRALSAPAIPAARHALPEEGERLPLVGRSPAMQEIYRTLARLMATDLTVMVTGESGTGKELVARALHDYGKRRKGPFVALNMAAIPRELIESELFGHERGAFTGAVQRSAGKFEQAAGGTLFLDEIGDMPPEAQTRLLRVLQEGEYTTVGGRTPIKANVRIVAATHRDLRRLIQQGLFREDLFYRLNVVPIRLPPLRERLDDIPELVNHFLQAVAIDGLPTKVLSPDAMARLRQYRWPGNVRELENLVRRLSALYSEEVIGPETIEGELADALMPPEPEQNNSGADGEDTLTDAVDRHLQALFTAHGDRLPPDGMYDRIISEVERPLISLALWATRGNQLRAARLLGLNRNTLRKKIKDLDVPVVRAPQGRRGG encoded by the coding sequence ATGAGCACGGCGGCCACCATTCTGGTCGCCGATGACGATCGGGCCATCCGCACTGTCCTGCACCAGGCGCTCGGCCGCCAGGGCCACACGGTCCGCAGCACCGGCGCCGCCGCCACCCTCTGGCAATGGGTCCAGGAAGGCGAGGGCCAGCTCGTGATCACCGACGTGGTGATGCCCGACGAGAACGGCCTCGATCTCGTGCCGCGCATCCGCAAGCTCCGGCCGGACCTGCGCATCATCGTGATGAGCGCGCAGTCGACGCTGCTCACGGCCGTGCGCGCCGCCGAGCGCGGCGCCTTCGACTATCTGCCCAAGCCTTTCGACCTCAACGAGCTCGTCTCGGTGGTCAACCGCGCGCTGTCGGCGCCGGCGATCCCCGCCGCTCGCCACGCGCTGCCGGAGGAGGGCGAGCGCCTGCCGCTGGTCGGCCGATCGCCGGCGATGCAGGAGATCTACCGGACGCTGGCCCGCTTGATGGCGACCGATCTCACCGTCATGGTCACGGGCGAGTCCGGCACCGGCAAGGAGCTGGTGGCGCGCGCCCTGCACGACTACGGCAAGCGGCGCAAGGGGCCGTTCGTGGCGCTCAATATGGCCGCGATCCCGCGCGAGCTGATCGAAAGCGAGCTGTTCGGCCACGAGCGCGGGGCCTTCACCGGTGCCGTCCAGCGCTCGGCAGGCAAGTTCGAGCAGGCGGCGGGCGGCACGCTCTTCCTCGACGAGATCGGCGACATGCCGCCCGAGGCCCAGACGCGCCTGCTGCGTGTCCTGCAGGAAGGCGAATATACGACGGTCGGCGGCCGCACCCCGATCAAGGCCAATGTGCGCATCGTTGCCGCGACCCATCGCGACCTGCGCCGCCTCATCCAGCAGGGACTTTTCCGCGAGGACCTGTTCTATCGCCTCAACGTCGTGCCGATCCGCCTGCCGCCCTTGCGCGAGCGCCTTGATGATATTCCCGAGCTCGTCAATCATTTCCTGCAGGCGGTCGCCATCGACGGATTGCCGACCAAGGTGCTCTCGCCGGACGCGATGGCGCGCCTGCGCCAGTATCGCTGGCCGGGCAATGTGCGCGAGCTCGAGAACCTCGTGCGCCGTCTGTCGGCGCTCTACTCGGAGGAGGTGATCGGGCCGGAGACGATCGAGGGCGAACTCGCGGACGCGCTCATGCCGCCCGAGCCCGAACAGAACAACAGCGGCGCGGACGGCGAGGATACGCTCACGGACGCCGTCGATCGCCACCTGCAGGCGCTGTTCACGGCGCACGGCGACCGCCTGCCGCCGGACGGCATGTATGACAGGATCATTTCGGAGGTCGAGCGGCCGCTGATCTCGCTGGCGCTGTGGGCGACGCGCGGTAACCAGTTGCGCGCCGCCCGACTTCTGGGGCTCAATCGCAACACGTTGCGCAAGAAGATCAAGGACCTCGACGTTCCCGTGGTGCGCGCGCCGCAGGGCCGCCGGGGCGGGTGA